A window from Schistocerca gregaria isolate iqSchGreg1 chromosome 8, iqSchGreg1.2, whole genome shotgun sequence encodes these proteins:
- the LOC126284699 gene encoding fatty acid-binding protein, muscle-like isoform X3: MVKQFSGKTYELDLDSQQNVEAMFDVYGVTDPAHKQVALKTKARVTLIVDGDKYTETIQTGNHQTSVTFRLGEEFAEEILGHKWNSSVSLKDDHTLLKVEKGEDGKTVTLEKSFSSQQLVVTYTFGSVSAKRIYKAV, from the exons ATGGTGAAGCAGTTCTCTGGGAAGACCTACGAGCTAGACCTGGATAGTCAGCAGAATGTTGAGGCCATGTTTGACGTCTACG GGGTGACAGACCCAGCCCACAAGCAGGTAGCCCTGAAGACGAAGGCTCGAGTGACATTGATTGTGGATGGCGACAAGTACACAGAGACAATCCAAACAGGGAACCACCAGACCAGCGTCACTTTCCGTCTGGGAGAGGAGTTTGCAGAGGAGATCCTGGGCCACAAGTGGAATAGCTCCGTTTCCCTCAAGGACGACCACACGCTGCTCAAGGTCGAGAAAGGCGAGGATGGCAAGACCGTGACTCTCGAGAAGAGCTTCAGCTCTCAGCAGCTGGTCGTG ACTTACACCTTTGGAAGCGTTTCGGCGAAGAGAATCTACAAGGCTGTTTAa